CATAAGCCTATACTACACTATTGGACAAAACAAGCATGATGAACTGGCCAGATCTTGTCATAAGTTATCTTTACCATCACATCCCCTAATATACACAGTTATCATAAATGTTAACTACAATGATCAAAAGAGTGGATGCGATCATTTAACCAATGACCACTGCATTGACAGGTGTTCAAATTGACCATGTCATCTCTATTTATACTAAATAAAAGCACATGAAATAGCAGTCACCTCCAACAAGCGACCAAAGGAGGGTTAGGTGGATTGTGTAATTGGTTGACTGGAACAGCAAGGAAGTCTCCTGGAGAGGCAAAGAAACACATCGCTCGAATAATTCTGAAGATAACAAGCCAGACAGTGACATAGCTAGCATAAATCCGTTTAGAACAAGGATACAGGGTACATGCCCAGTAGTGAGAGCTAGTTGCAGAACTGTGTCAGTGCACTGCAAGAACATGTTGGAGAAAATAACTGTACACATTGATTTTGTACAGTTTCGTAACCATGATTTTCTTAGCAACAGAACTCAAAAGTGTTATTCTGGTCCACAATGATGCCATGCATGCTGCACGAGCATTTGAGTGCTAGTATattttgaactgcaaaaacgtcttatatatgggacggaggtagtactatctAGACACTTCCAAGTCCTGAAATATGCAAGTTTGGCCTAAATTGGGTACATTTGTTTTCCCTCTTTTTTGCGGATTGGGTGTATTTGTTCTAACAAAACACAGCCAGCATATGCTGCTAGAATTAAGGATACCAATCATTATTCCATTTGAACTATACAGGGTATATGCCCTGTAGTGACAGCTAGTTGCAAGAACCATGCCAGTGCACTGTACTCCAGGAGAAGAGTACATGTTGGAGAAATAACTGTAGACAATGATCTTGAAAAAGTTTCATCAGCAAGATTGTCTTAGCAACAAAAACCAGAAGCATTATTCTGACCCGCTATTCGTGCCATGCATGCTGTCCGAGAATTGGAATGGTCGTATAAGTAGCACCTTTAATTACCTACACATTTCCTTGAGATATGTAAGTTTAGTTGAAAATGGGTTCTTTATTATGGCATATTTATACTGAAGGGCTAGTATATAACTGAAGAATTTCCACAGCTTTTCATAGTTACTATAACTGAATTGGCAGATGCCAACATCTACCACTCTTAAGCTCAAACAacacagggttgctaaaaaatagaATGCTAAACATTATTAGATAGCCTTCTGTCTGGTTATCAAATTGGCGATGCCAAATGATACTTATTTGTCTTTAGCAAGAGGCTGAATTTCAAAGGCCCATGCCTTAATCATGATTCAATGATTTGGACTTAGTGTTAAAAATATCTGCCGATTAATCCCTGCTCGGTTGGTCACCGAGATTAACAGATTTTTATCAGCCAAAGAACTGGCCGATTCGCCAACTAATCCCCTATACTCTCCAGCTTACCGAGAAGTTACCAGTTAATGATTTCCTGAACATTAGTTTTTTTTCAGTAGTTTATATATGGAGGGATCAATCATTGACAAAAGGTGTGTATGTTAATGCAGCAAAAGCAAATGAAAACAGGGACACTTCTAGTTCAACCAATGctaccatagaagcatattttatACTACAAAATAAATTTGCATCACATGATCACAACATAGATTTCAGACTGGTTATACACAATTGTGTCACAACATGTGTCAAGCTAAAGACATGCAGAAGAAAAAACATCTGCAATTTTGTGATTTAGGCCAAGGAACTATTTCTGGGCAGGGATGTAAGAAGGTACTGATACTCTGTACCACAGCATTACTCTAAACATTTCTCATTTTAAGGAAAAAAATCAACCTATCATGATGTTCAAATGAACCACGCACATCATGTTGCTATCATGGGCACCTTACAAGCGGATGAATAGGCAGCAAACAGCAGCATTCGTTTTTTTAGCGTACACCTCTAGAAAATAAAGTGCAATAACAGGACCAACCAATTCAGGAATAAAACATAAAATTCCCATGACAAAAAACTAAACACTAGAACATGACATGATCAACCATGGAAAGGCAATTTAATCAATGTTTAGAGGGATGAGATCAGTTATCAGACCCTTGTTCAGATAGTACTTCAGCCTCAACTGCAGTAGGTTTCTTCCACACTCTGCCAGTACTCCTCTCCAGCACTTCGCCGTTCTCGTTCTCCTCGCCTTGGACTGGGGAACCCCTCCTCCCAGGGGACCTAACCTCAGGTGGTGCTTCACGCACCTTCAGGGCCTCAAGCTTCTCATCAATCTTCCTCCAATCTTCCCCCTTCCCAGCAAGCACTTCCTCCCGTGGGCGGGCTGCCCCAAACGGATTCCAAGATCTGACTTTTGGTTGAATCACCAGCTTCTCCTCCTGTTCATACACCTCCTTCGTCAAGTTCTCCACCTTTGCGGCAAGCACTTCCTCACGTGGGCGTGCAGCCCCAAATGGATTGCAAGACCAGCTTTTGGGCTGAAACTCTCCTTTCTCTTCCTCTACACCCTCATCCTTCTCCCCATCAGTTGCAACGGCAATCGGTAAAGTTCGCTTCTGCAAAACAAGACGCGGACGGGTACTGCTACTACCACCACCACTGCTTACCTCCTCTCTCTTCCTTGCCCAAGAATCAGCATCTGGACAACCATCCCTATTGAAACCCCAAACTGACCCACCCCTTCGGCCATCCGAAGGTGGGGGCGGGGGAGCAGAGTAGCTCTTGTTGGAAACCCAGCT
Above is a window of Triticum aestivum cultivar Chinese Spring chromosome 6B, IWGSC CS RefSeq v2.1, whole genome shotgun sequence DNA encoding:
- the LOC123137227 gene encoding eukaryotic translation initiation factor 4B3 isoform X2, yielding MAVASAWAKPGSWALAAEEQDDLPPPPPPVPASDFPDLATAATTKVPKKKKVQPVSLASFNSAKFVLPSSRGPTPDMLLSLPTGPRERTEEELGGARWGNVSRGSDEMRRGGSGTEDYGPSRADEADDWGVKKPMERRERMGGFGGDSISSRADDVNDWVSTKKTAPSLPMERRERSSAFGSESQGRADDSTSWVSNKSYSAPPPPPSDGRRGGSVWGFNRDGCPDADSWARKREEVSSGGGSSSTRPRLVLQKRTLPIAVATDGEKDEGVEEEKGEFQPKSWSCNPFGAARPREEVLAAKVENLTKEVYEQEEKLVIQPKVRSWNPFGAARPREEVLAGKGEDWRKIDEKLEALKVREAPPEVRSPGRRGSPVQGEENENGEVLERSTGRVWKKPTAVEAEVLSEQGSEATGAAPAN
- the LOC123137227 gene encoding eukaryotic translation initiation factor 4B3 isoform X1, whose protein sequence is MAVASAWAKPGSWALAAEEQDDLPPPPPPVPASDFPDLATAATTKVPKKKKVQPVSLASFNSAKFVLPSSRGPTPDMLLSLPTGPRERTEEELGGARWGNVSRGSDEMRRGGSGTEDYGPSRADEADDWGVKKPMERRERMGGFGGDSISSRADDVNDWVSTKKTAPSLPMERRERSSAFGSESQGRADDSTSWVSNKSYSAPPPPPSDGRRGGSVWGFNRDGCPDADSWARKREEVSSGGGSSSTRPRLVLQKRTLPIAVATDGEKDEGVEEEKGEFQPKSWSCNPFGAARPREEVLAAKVENLTKEVYEQEEKLVIQPKVRSWNPFGAARPREEVLAGKGEDWRKIDEKLEALKVREAPPEVRSPGRRGSPVQGEENENGEVLERSTGRVWKKPTAVEAEVLSEQGRLPCCSSQPITQST